A single genomic interval of Lynx canadensis isolate LIC74 chromosome A2, mLynCan4.pri.v2, whole genome shotgun sequence harbors:
- the PROK2 gene encoding prokineticin-2, which translates to MRGPRCAPLLLLLLLPPLLLTPPAGDAAVITGACDKDPQCGGGMCCAVSIWVKSIRICTPMGKVGDSCHPLTRKVPFFGRRMHHTCPCMPGLACLRTSFNRFICLARK; encoded by the exons ATGAGGGGCCCGCGCTGCGCCCCgctgctgctcctgctgctgctgccgccgctgctGCTCACGCCCCCCGCCGGGGACGCCGCCGTCATCACTGGG GCCTGCGACAAGGACCCCCAGTGTGGTGGAGGCATGTGCTGTGCTGTTAGTATCTGGGTTAAGAGCATAAGGATTTGCACACCTATGGGCAAAGTGGGAGACAGCTGCCATCCGCTGACTCGTAAA gTTCCATTTTTTGGGCGGAGAATGCATCACACATGTCCATGTATGCCGGGCTTAGCCTGTTTACGGACTTCATTTAATCGATTTATTTGTTTAGCCCGAAAGTAA